CACGCCTTTGAGCGCCTTGTACCCCTTCGAACGATCAGGCAGTCTCCCGGTGCCGCTGCCAAATCAGCGGCCCGGATGTGGAAGTTCGGACCTGAGTAAGCATGAGCGCTCATGAGCATGGCTCGACGTATTTTCGTTGGCATCGCTTTATGGCGGTTGTGCGCGGGACACCTTCGGGTGTGCTGGGTTACTCAGTCCCGGTCTTCCACACCCTCGCACAACTGCCACCCCTCATGTGGAAGTGAGCTCGGCAGTCCGTTAACTACTGAGTGAGTGACCGTCATGAAAAAGCTCGTCCCCGATCCACCCTTGCCCACCGATCATCCGCGCCGCGACCCGGAGCTGGACCGCGCCAACGCCAACCTGCTGGCCGCCTTGCACGGCACCCGTCATCGCCCCTTCGGCCTGCGCGATGGCCGGGGCCACCCGCTGTTCGCCGTGCAACCCCAGGTGAATGCCGAAGACGCCCTGATGCACGTCTCCTTACTGCTCAAATGCGCCGAAGAGGTGTCCGATGAAATCACCGAACGGGCCAGCGGCATCGAACGCGGACTGATCTGGTCCATGGTGCATTCCGTGGAAATGGCCCGCGCCGTGGTGGACGCCCTGCTCGACGGCGCCCGCCCCAGCCCCGCCTAAACACCGCCCCGTAGGAGCTGGCTTGCCAGCGAAGAGGCCTGCCCTGCCTTCACCGAAATCCGGCCGACGCCTTCGCCGGCAAGCCGGCTCCTACAGGTCTTGCGAGCGTTATGGTCCCTTGTTTTAAACCAGCACAATCCATCGCCCGCAGTGGATAATCGCCTCTCTCAAACATCCGCCATCCCCGAGGCACCGCAGTCGATGGACCCGACGCACACCCAAGCTCTGCAACAGCTACGCAAGCTGATCCCCATCGGCCTGCGCCATGCCCAGGCCCTGCTCGCCCGCTGCGCCAATAATCCGCAGCAAGCCGCCGAGCTCTACAAAGCCGAGCTGTTGCAGGTGCTGGTAGACAAATCCGGCCTGCCCCCCGAGCAAGCACGAGAACACTTGCTCAACGCCGGTTACGACCTGAACTGCGCCCTGCACGCTATAGAAGAAGCGCGCTTCACCCTGACCCAGCGCATCCTGCGCAAGCACCACCGGGACCCGGGCCAGGCCCTGGACCTGATCGCCCAGGCCATCGAAACCGCCGAGCAGCTGCCGCGTCAGTACTGGCTGGATTTGCAACGACTGGAGGCGCTGGCCCCGGCGCTGCGCTGCTTCATGGTGCTCCACGAGTGGCTGGCCTTCGAGGACTGGGAGGGTTTCGACAGCGCCCTGCACTTTCACCTGCCCCAGGCCATCGCTCAGTTCAGGCTCCTGCATCTGGACGCCCTGGCGGACACCCTGGAGCAGGCCGATCAGCGCCAGCAGCAGCTACGAGCCGCCCACGCCGGGAGCGAAGGCCCTGTCGATCTGGCCATGCGCATCAACCAGGACCCGTTCTTCAACCGCTGCCAGGACCACTTCAACCAGCAGCGGCCGCAGCTGGACGAGCGCCTGTACCAGTGGGTGGAGCAACACCTGGAGCAGTTTCCAGCCTGAACAGCCGCTTGGCGTTGGCGCACACGCCGCTGCTCAACACACCCCAGAAGCCGGTAGACTGCCGCCCTCACCGAACACGGACCTCGGATTCAGCCCCCATGGAATTGCACTACCGCATCACCCCCGCCCACACCGACGCCTGGATTGCCGAACCGCTGAAGCAGGAATTGCTCAAGGATGATCAGCAGCATGTCCAAGCCATGACCACATTTGCCCGGTGGCAAGGCCGCTTGATCGGTCCCGTGATGTTCGCCCTGTGTCTGATTGGCGGCTGCCTGTCGATCTATTTCCCCGAGCGAACCTTCACCCCGGAGAAGGTCATCGCCATGGTGGCGTTCGCCTTGATCTTCATCCCCCTGTGGTGGCGATTTTCCGGGCGCTGGATCAAGCACCTGCAAGCCCGGATTGCCGCCACCCCGATCAAGCCCCAAGCGCCGCTGCGCGGGTTGAGTCAGCGCCTGATCGAAACCCGGTTGCGGGCCGTCGAAGGCACCTATTGCCTGAACTTCGACGACCAGGGCTTCACCCTGCTCAACACCCGCGGAGGTCAGAGCAGCCTGGCCTGGAAGCAGATCGCAAGCGTGCAGGAAATTCCCGACTTCTACCTCGTGGCGGACGCCGATATGGAGCGTCAAGGCGTGGCCTGCTTCATCGCCAAACACACTGACCTGATGCCCACCGAGGCCTACCAGCAGGGGCTGCAAGCCTTCCTGAGCCAATGCCCGGCGGCACTGCCAGCGCACTAACCGCCTCTCTCAACGCCAGCCCCGACGCCCACACACACGGAATTTGCATGCACACATCAGCGTCCTCCCCTCGCCCGGCCCGCGCCCTGGCCATCCTCGGCACCGGCCACGCCCTGCCACAGCGAGTGGTCACCAGCGCCGAGCTGGACCGCCAGCTCGGCCTGGAAGCCGGCAGCGTGGCGCGCATCAGCGGAGTGCAGCAGCGCCACGTCGCCGACCCTGCGGACACCGCCGCCAGCCTCGGCGCCAGCGCCGCGCGCCAGGCCCTGCACGCGGCGGGCCTGGAACTTGGCCAACTGGACCTGATCGTCTGCGCCAGCGGCACCATGGACCAGGGCATGCCCTGCAACGCCGCGCTGCTGCAACGGGAGCTGGGCCTGGGGCAGTCGGGCATTGCGGCCATGGACATCAACGCCAGCTGCCTGGGCTTTATCGCCGCCCTGGACACCCTGTCCTGGCCGATCCAGGCCGGGCATTACCGGCGCGTGCTGCTGGTGTGCGCCGACATTGCCTCCTGCGGCCTGGACTGGCAGCAGGTGGAAGTCTGCGGCATCTTCGGCGACGGCGCGGCAGCGGTGGTGCTGGAAGCGGGCGACGGCGGCCCGAAGATCCTCGCCTCGCGCCTCAGGACCTACGCCGAAGGCGCCGCGCTGTGCCAGATCCCCGCCGGCGGTTCGCGCTTTCATCCGCGGCGCATCCAGGTGCCGTTCGAGCCCCTGACCAGTTTCACCATGCAGGGCAAGGGCGTGTTCCGCCTAGCGGCCAAGCACCTGCCCGAACTGATGGACGATTTGCTGCAGCAAGCCGCACTGTCCCTTGCGCAGATCGACTGGATCATCCCCCATCAAGCCAGTCAGCAGGCCATGCAGCATGCGGCCAAACGCCTGAGCCTGGGGCCGGAGAAAGTCGTCGATATCTTTGCCCAGCATGGCAATCAGGTGGCGGCCTCGCTGCCCACCGCTCTGGACATCGCGGTGCGCGACGGGCGCATTCAACGCGGACAAACCCTGATGCTGATCGGCACCGGCGCGGGCCTGTCCCTCGGCGGCATGATCCTGGAGTACTGATGAAGATCCTGGTCACCGGCGGTACCGGTTTTATCGGACGGCATCTGGTCTGGAAGCTGGCCGCCGAAGGCTGCGAGGTGCAGTTCAGCGGGCGCAACCCCGAGGCGGCGGCGCAAGTCATTGCCCACAGCCCGGCGCCCGTGCGCTGGCTGCCCCTGGAGCACGGCAGCCCGCTGGCCAAACGCCTGCTGGCCGATGCCAGCCGCGAGCATGACGCCATCGTGCATTGCGCCGCCTTGTCTTCACCCTGGGGTTCGCCCCAAGCGTTTGCCCGGGCCAACCTCGACTCCACCGCCGAGGTGATCCACGCCTGCGGCAAGAACCGCATCCCGCGGCTGGTGCATATCTCCACCCCCAGCCTGTATTTCAACTTCAGTGATCGCCTGGGCATCCGCGAAGACCAGCCGCTGCCACCACCGGTGAATGACTACGCCCGCAGCAAGGCCCAGGCCGAAACCCTGCTGGCAGACGCCAAGCTGCCCGAATGCGTGATCCTGCGCCCCCGGGCGGTGTTCGGCCCCTGGGACGCAACCCTGATGCCGCGCCTGCTGCGGGTGATGCAACGGGGGGCGATTCCGCTGATGCGCGGCGGCCAGGCACAGCTGGACCTGACCTGCGTCGACAATCTGGTGCACGCGGTGTGGCTGGCCCTGACCCGGCCCCTGCCGCGCCCGCTGTGCGTCTACAACCTGAGCAACGGCACACCCCTGGCCTTCAAGGACCTGCTGCAACAGATGGCCGAGCACTTTCGCCTGCCCCTGCGCACCCGTCGCCTGCCCTGGCCCCTGGTGCATGGCCTAGCGCGCCTGCTGGAGCTCAAGGCACGCCTGGGCAACGGCGCCGAACCCTTGATCACCCGCTACGGCGCAGGCGTCCTGGCCTTCAGTCAGACCCTGGACATCAGCGCCATCCAGCGCGAGTTGGGCTACCACCCAGTGATCAGCCAGGACCAGGGCATTGCCCAGCACGCCCAATGGTGGCTGGCCCAACAGAGACAAAAACCATGAGCCGCAGCGTGAGCTTGAAGATCCTCCGGGCCGGCTGGTGCCAGCACCTGGAATGCATGGCCGACCGTGGCGGGCGCCTGGCGCCGGTGCAATTTCCGGCGCTGTGCGGGCTGATCCAGCACCCGGACCACGGCTGGATTCTGTACGACACCGGCTACGCCGAGCACTTCTTCCAGGCCACCCGGGCCCTGCCCGAGCGCCTGTACCGCAGTGCGGTGCCGGTGCA
The DNA window shown above is from Pseudomonas protegens CHA0 and carries:
- a CDS encoding DUF6124 family protein, which translates into the protein MKKLVPDPPLPTDHPRRDPELDRANANLLAALHGTRHRPFGLRDGRGHPLFAVQPQVNAEDALMHVSLLLKCAEEVSDEITERASGIERGLIWSMVHSVEMARAVVDALLDGARPSPA
- a CDS encoding beta-ketoacyl-ACP synthase 3 — its product is MHTSASSPRPARALAILGTGHALPQRVVTSAELDRQLGLEAGSVARISGVQQRHVADPADTAASLGASAARQALHAAGLELGQLDLIVCASGTMDQGMPCNAALLQRELGLGQSGIAAMDINASCLGFIAALDTLSWPIQAGHYRRVLLVCADIASCGLDWQQVEVCGIFGDGAAAVVLEAGDGGPKILASRLRTYAEGAALCQIPAGGSRFHPRRIQVPFEPLTSFTMQGKGVFRLAAKHLPELMDDLLQQAALSLAQIDWIIPHQASQQAMQHAAKRLSLGPEKVVDIFAQHGNQVAASLPTALDIAVRDGRIQRGQTLMLIGTGAGLSLGGMILEY
- a CDS encoding NAD-dependent epimerase/dehydratase family protein, giving the protein MKILVTGGTGFIGRHLVWKLAAEGCEVQFSGRNPEAAAQVIAHSPAPVRWLPLEHGSPLAKRLLADASREHDAIVHCAALSSPWGSPQAFARANLDSTAEVIHACGKNRIPRLVHISTPSLYFNFSDRLGIREDQPLPPPVNDYARSKAQAETLLADAKLPECVILRPRAVFGPWDATLMPRLLRVMQRGAIPLMRGGQAQLDLTCVDNLVHAVWLALTRPLPRPLCVYNLSNGTPLAFKDLLQQMAEHFRLPLRTRRLPWPLVHGLARLLELKARLGNGAEPLITRYGAGVLAFSQTLDISAIQRELGYHPVISQDQGIAQHAQWWLAQQRQKP